The Paenibacillus sp. FSL H7-0357 nucleotide sequence TTTGCCAAGGTAGATAATCTATCCGGCGTCAAACAGATCGCCGCAGGAAGATTTCACCAGTTGGCCTTGAAGAAAGATGGAACACTTTGGGCTTGGGGAGCCAATAGTGTTGGAGAACTAGGGAATGGAACAGCAACTGGAGGTACCACGGGAGTGAGTCAGGTGCCCGGAATGAATGGAGTCATTGGAATAGCAGGAGGTGCGTACTACAGCTTGGCAGTAAAGAGTGATGGAAGTGTGTGGGCTTGGGGGTACAACAACTTGGGTCAATTAGGGGATGGTACTCAGACAAATCGTTGGGCACCGATCCGAGTGACGGGACTGAGCGGAATCAAGGAAGTATCGGCAGGGGTAACCCATAGTCTGGCCAAGGGAGACGACGGAAGTGTATGGTCTTGGGGGAGCAACACATACGGGCAACTGGGAGACGGTAGCCTGACTGCCCGTTTGACGCCGGTGTTGGTGCAGACCAACGGAGCGCCACAGGTAGTCCTGACCACGCCGTCGGGAAGCCAGGAAGTACCGACAGTGGTGGGAATTACAACACCAAGCATAGGGTGGACGCAAAATGACAGTGAAGGAACCACGTTCACAGGATTCCAAGTGCAGATTCTAGATGAAGCGGGAGAAGTAGTACTGGATTCAGGAACAGTGGCTCAGAATACGACCAGCAATACCACGAGTTGGACAGTCACTGATAATCTTCCCAATTACAAATTGTTAATGGTCAAGGTTAAAGTATTTGATGGTGTATTATGGTCGGAATGGTCAGAGATTTGTTACTTGATAATTGAATAATAAAGTGTTCTTCTAGCGTTGGGAGAGAGAAACAGAACACCTTCAAGAGAAATAAAGCATGTCGGATGATATGTAGTTAATCTTGAAGGTGTTTTGTGTTGATTCTAACTCAGCAGAATAAAGATTGTGTAGTGTGATTGTAGCCGAATTTCTTTTTATTGGATGTGGTTATGACCAATTTTAATAACCTAAGAGGTGTTTCAGAACATCAAGGTAGAAACCATTAATTATTTCGCTAAATACGAAAAAGGAATTATAAGGAAAAGATAATCGAAGGCGACCTCATTGTTTGGGGGACTTTCCTCAGACATATTGGGAAGAACAGAATTAGTATGTCGAAATCAGTTGTCGGTAAGGAACATCAACTCTAAAACCTTAAGTTCAATCTATATAGCCAGAAGTTCTTAAAATAACAGTCTTGGAGCTGAAATTGCTATTTTGACCCAAGTCCCATGTGTTCTCCCAACCTTTCTTTTACTTCCAGTTTAATGAGTTTGAGAGTTTACACGTATATTTTACAGAATCAACAACCGCCCCTTCTGAATCACTCAGAGAGGCGGTTGTTTGGCTTTGAGTAACAGATTTACTCATCAGTTGTCTTCACCGGACTCGGCGTGTTCTTGTTCTTATACACCCACATCGCATACTCCAGCGGGCGGACCAGCGCTTTGCGGTAGGTGCCGCTGTCGCCGGAGCGGGCGAACACTTCGCGGGCCGGCTTGGGATTGACCTCCAGCACGTAAATCTTTCCCTCGCGGTCGATAGCGAGGTCCAGCGCCAGCTCGCATAGGGCGCCGAAGCTGTCCTCAAGGAAGGCTGCCGCTTCAAGCCCTAGTTTTTCAGCCGTTTTCATGGCTTTGGACGCTTTTTCTTCGCTGCCGAGCCATTTCTTCAGCAGGACTTCCGCACGTACCGCATGTCCCCCGCCATGAAGGTTAGACGTTACACTGCGGGCTGCTCCCACCCGGCCGGCCATGCCGGTCAGCTCCCACACGCCTTGGCCGTTCTTTTGCACTAGCATGCGGTAGTCGTGGTAGCGCCCGCTGGGCAGGCGCAGCGGGATACCCTGCTGGACCAGAAAGCGTCCGCCGAGGCACCATTGGCGCACGATGGACTCCAGACGGGTGAGCGACACCTTGCGGGGGGCAATAATCTGCCGGTTCTGGCGGCGTCCCTGGATATCGTAGAGTTGCTTGCCGTCCCGCTGCCGTTCAATCCGCAGGATGCCGCGTCCACCGGTGCCGTTAATCGGTTTGACGTAGACGACAGGGCTGAATTTCAGCATCCGGTGCAGATCAGCGGAAGACTGATATAGCAAAGTTTCCGGCATATGCTGGCGGAAGCGGCTTTTCTGCGAAAAGGTCTGGTGAACGGTCCATTTATTGCGCAGCGGCCGGTTCAGAAAGGTAAGATGATTATAGCGGGAGCGGAATTTGAGCAGCTGCTGAAAGCGGGCGTTGCGCTGGATCCGGCAGCGGTCATAGATCATATTCGGGAATGGCCGCCATTTGCGCGACCATTTGCCGCTCCCCGGATCGTAGACCATTGCATGGATCAACT carries:
- a CDS encoding YheC/YheD family endospore coat-associated protein, whose amino-acid sequence is MPEPVLGILTLYLNDAKQLEEKSVYRRMIIEGSRIGLDVFVFTPADVNPAKELIHAMVYDPGSGKWSRKWRPFPNMIYDRCRIQRNARFQQLLKFRSRYNHLTFLNRPLRNKWTVHQTFSQKSRFRQHMPETLLYQSSADLHRMLKFSPVVYVKPINGTGGRGILRIERQRDGKQLYDIQGRRQNRQIIAPRKVSLTRLESIVRQWCLGGRFLVQQGIPLRLPSGRYHDYRMLVQKNGQGVWELTGMAGRVGAARSVTSNLHGGGHAVRAEVLLKKWLGSEEKASKAMKTAEKLGLEAAAFLEDSFGALCELALDLAIDREGKIYVLEVNPKPAREVFARSGDSGTYRKALVRPLEYAMWVYKNKNTPSPVKTTDE